The region gtgcatttgtcagtccaaacggcattactacaaactcataatgcccataccttgttcggaacgccgtcttgggtatatcttctcttcgtaccctcaactggtgatatcctgaccttaaatccattttcgaaaatactcctgctcccctgagttggtcaaacaggtcatctattctcggcagaggatacttgttcttgagagttaaTTTGTTCAATTCCCGGTAGTCTATGTACATTCTCAGTGttccgtctttcttcttcacaaacagcacaggtgctccccacggcaATACACTGGGTCTGATAAAACGTAAGTCCAAAagttcttgtagctggattttgagttcttccaactctttcggtgccatcctataaggtaccttcgatactggtgcggctcctggttccagatcgatagtaaactccaatTGTTGATCAGGCGGAGGCCCTGGCAAAGCGTCGGGGAACTCACGTACTACcgccacatcttcaacttttctttctttcttgtcatgtccttgcAGGTAAACGAGATAGGCAGGatgcccctttctaatcatcgtagttgcttgaagtgccgatatcacacaagtccgctgattcatcgaaatcccgtggaaggtagagggctccttccccggggtttgtaacgagatttgtctctcttggcatcgaatagtggcatagttttcagctagccagtccatccccagaataatgtcaACGTTATCCATTGGCATAACATGTAGGTTGTGAGCCACTAAGCTAAGTTCTCCCACCATaaattctatgttcgagcaagattgtgaaatgtCTATAAGACCTCCTACTggtgagttcacattcatcttatgttcaagttcatcaacaggaAGTCTTAAAGCATCTACGCAGGAGTGGGATATAAAGGAgtgcgatgcacccgtatcaaacagaacagcaacaggcatgtcaagtagtgttcacatacctgccagattatccTGTTTCGGATCTCCCTGTGCGGCTTTAGCTTATTTGCGTCCCAAagcataggccctagcttgagtgGGATATGGTTGGCGACGCTGCTGCGGCTGCTGAGGTGGGGTTGGATTCCCTCGAGGCCCCTTTGGTGTTCCCCCAACTCCAGCGTTATTattgctcgggcactctttggcgaagtgtccaactccaccacacttgtagcacacaTTTGTCCCGATTCTGTACTCTCCCATATGATTCTTCTAGCACTTGGCGTATGGAGGTGCTATCTGACAGTACTCTCCACCTTGATATGAAGTAGTTTGCTTTCCCTTGCCCCGTGCAGAGTTTGGGGTACCTTGGAATCTCTTGTTCCCGTCCCATTTTCTCTTATCCCGGAAATTCTGTTGCAGTGTAGGTGGTGTTGGAGTAGTAGGCGTAGCTGTCTTTTCTCGTGGCATTGCTTCTTCCACATCCAACGCACGAGACAgtgactcggcatacgagagccTTCCATGGCATGCAAAAGCCTTTcttatttcgtgcctcagaccagCACAAAACTTCTCCACCATTTTCTCATCGGTATTCACCTGCTCCGGTGCGTATCTAGACATGTcgcatagggcacggtcatattcagtcactgtcatccgcccctgcttcagattgtagaactcggcctccttAGCCTTACGGTAACTCTTCGGGATATACTTATCATATAGTTCCTCCTTGAAGTCTTCCCACGCCAGGGCGTCTAGTTGTTCCTGCGTCATAGTCCGCTGCTTGGTCTCCCACAAAAACTCCGCGGACCCAGTGAGCTGGTAGGTTATgcacgataggcgctcctggtcggtgcaccttaggaacttgaAGATGCGctctatggcccgaatccaggttTCAGCCTTGGCCGGAcctcccattccatcaaacacGGGAGGCGTTCCTTTCGAAACTTCTTCTCAATGTTTCGTTCCGGctgtggtggaggtggaggtggtggtggtggtggtggttgtccttcaggTCCCACACTACTTTGGGTCTCATTGCTGGCCTCGTTTTCGTGATGGACTGCTGCgcgtcggggaggcattctgttcaacacacGCATTAGTACAACAGTCCGAATTTACCATCACaacaccacaccacacaacctttccaaaAGTGATTTCACAAGTTTTTCCATACATAACAAGGTAAAAACGAgcacaacgataaaacaacgaaaattttattaacttaaaaacaagtacgtgtttccacaaggtctttGCAACAAGTGCAACCAAAACTCAAAAGAAAACATTACATAGTTCGTCAAAACATAACATTCAAAACCCaacaaaaaaacagaaaaagaaaaaaaacgcTACTCCTCGGGTGCTCTCTCGACATTCGCCCCTCCCTCGCTTTCAACTTCAATCTTCCTTTCAAGGGGTTCTTCATCCTCGTCGGGATCATCCCCttcctccatgggatcctcctcaTCTTCAAGAGGTTCTTCCTAATCTTCAAGaggatcttcctcctcttcctcatcgtTCTCCCTCACATAGGTAGCTACGTTGATATGCTTATCAACAACAACGACTTCCGTCGtgggaggtgcggaggtgcgcatcccaagcCTCCTCCTCTTGGGCAAGTTTGGTTGCGGCGTCTCACTCTCGTACCGACCCCGTTGTAGGGGCTGAGACTCGATGAGGATGCCTCCTTTCTAGGTGGGGCATAGGGTGGCGGTCCGTCACGAGCATCGACCAGAGCTTCtaagagaaccttcacaaaaccatgcatgtctcctTGCACACTATAGTCGGGGAGCTTATGCCAAATGTATGGCCGCGAAGCCTCatcggcccacctattccaaggcgCCGGTAACCCATCAATCAACCTCTTAATGCCCTCGTAGTGCTTCACTCCACACCCATGAGCATCCCTCCATAGTGCCAAGTAGTCGGAAACATATGACATCAAAGGGGCCCTCTCGTCTCTCTCGACCCGGTACAGTTCCACCGCCCGCAgtccattcttgacgtaccttccccttagcggCGCGTGGATCATAATCGCCATCTACATGAAAGTGAGTTTCCTTAGTAACGAGTCGAAGAGAAGACATAAAGCAAGGTAGAGAAGGATAAAAACGAGTAGATAACGTCATACGTGCTACCGTGTGtatacctgtcgatttccataaggaaaaggTCATAacaattctttctttttaagttatcatctaaggatagatgtttcgcaTTTCAGGAACGTAGTAATTTGCAATCTCGTCAATCTTTCGCTCTAGCGTTAGTCGCGCttcacaaggttatccttgTCTCGTCATCTCATCATCCCTTGGAATTCACG is a window of Salvia splendens isolate huo1 chromosome 3, SspV2, whole genome shotgun sequence DNA encoding:
- the LOC121796743 gene encoding uncharacterized protein LOC121796743, encoding MGGPAKAETWIRAIERIFKFLRCTDQERLSCITYQLTGSAEFLWETKQRTMTQEQLDALAWEDFKEELYDKYIPKSYRKAKEAEYAPEQVNTDEKMVEKFCAGLRHEIRKAFACHGRLSYAESLSRALDVEEAMPREKTATPTTPTPPTLQQNFRDKRKWDGNKRFQGTPNSARGKGKQTTSYQGGEYCQIAPPYAKPSVLPWGAPVLFVKKKDGTLRMYIDYRELNKLTLKNKYPLPRIDDLFDQLRGAGVFSKMDLRSGYHQLRVRREDIPKTAFRTRYGHYEFVVMPFGLTNAPAVFMDLMNRVFHPYLDKFVLVFIDDVLVYSKNEKEHEEHLRITLETLRTEKLYAKFSKWTAEGIRVDPAKVEAVQQWKVPKTPNEIRSFLGLAVYYRRFIEGFSKIARPMTQQLKKGTKVNWTPECEASFQLLKKKLTIAPILAVPEGKANVVADALSRKAQPQTIQTLEDMLRAVVLDRGENWEVVLPLIEFAYNNSFQATINMAPYEILYGRKCRSPLYWDEVGERRILGPDSVEEMIEIVRQIRQRIK